In one Gopherus evgoodei ecotype Sinaloan lineage chromosome 1, rGopEvg1_v1.p, whole genome shotgun sequence genomic region, the following are encoded:
- the LOC115644596 gene encoding perilipin-3-like — MNSVFSIGTTAEECVSEVPDKVEENLPVLQQTADEATSETQELASSRLTDVKETMIRVVDMTKEAVQDNMKTTKSVVTDSMSTVVESRMGQLAISGMEAVLEKSEELLDHYLPMTDDELAELAESVEEAEVSSAQPQEHRSYFVRLGSLSTKLRQRAYRYSLNKIRHTSQSIREALSQLHETMGLIEYLKQGVSLQEVQEKFHHIWLSWSREQPESSEIKDFAKPEMESETLAMSRSVIQQLQDACQMLVSSIQGLPTNFQDKVKQMYHNMEELHSSFSTAHSFQDLSSSLLTQSQEMVTKAQEYVDELMAYLMENTPLPWVVGPFIPSGKGSADTIEPHNQENEAEEASKSKEAL, encoded by the exons ATGAACTCTGTTTTTTCTATAGGGACAACAGCAGAGGAGTGTGTTTCTGAAGTACCTGACAAAGTGGAGGAGAATCTACCAGTCCTTCAACAGACTGCTGATGAG GCTACATCTGAGACACAGGAGTTGGCCTCTTCCAGACTGACAGATGTCAAGGAGACCATGATCAGAGTGGTAGATATGACCAAAGAGGCTGTGCAGGACAATATGAAGACCACCAAATCAGTGGTAACTGACAGCATGAGCACAGTTGTGGAATCAAGAATGGGCCAATTGGCCATAAGTGGAATGGAAGCAGTGCTGGAGAAATCTGAAGAGCTCTTGGATCACTATCTTCCCATGACAGATGATGAACTAG CTGAACTTGCTGAATCTGTGGAAGAGGCTGAAGTGTCTTCAGCACAACCACAAGAGCATCGGAGTTACTTCGTGCGTTTAGGTTCCCTGTCAACCAAACTTCGCCAACGTGCCTACCGCTACTCTCTAAACAAGATTAGACACACCAGTCAAAGCATCAGAGAGGCTCTTTCCCAGCTTCATGAAACCATGGGACTG ATTGAATACCTTAAGCAAGGTGTTTCTCTTCAAGAAGTCCAGGAGAAGTTCCATCATATATGGTTGAGCTGGAGTAGAGAGCAGCCAGAAAGCAGTGAAATCAAGGATTTCGCAAAACCAGAG ATGGAGTCTGAGACCCTGGCTATGTCCCGCAGCgttatccagcagctgcaggatgCCTGCCAGATGCTAGTATCCAGCATTCAAGGTCTCCCCACCAACTTTCAGGATAAGGTGAAACAGATGTATCACAATATGGAAGAGCTTCATTCATCCTTCTCCACTGCCCATTCCTTCCAGGATCTCTCCAGCAGCCTCCTAACCCAGAGCCAGGAGATGGTGACCAAGGCCCAGGAATATGTAGATGAGCTGATGGCATACCTGATGGAAAATACTCCTCTGCCTTGGGTTGTGGGACCCTTCATCCCATCGGGTAAGGGGTCTGCAGACACGATTGAACCACACAACCAAGAAAATGAGGCTGAGGAAGCCTCCAAGTCTAAGGAGGCCCTGTGA